In a genomic window of Mycolicibacter heraklionensis:
- the mnhG gene encoding monovalent cation/H(+) antiporter subunit G, translating to MIVLDVLAGVLVLAGSVLALTAAIGVVRFPDTLARMHSATKPQVLGLLLVLFGALIRLRGSHDAGMVTVSILFTLITAPVVAHRVGRLAYQEQDMTEVLTVDELGELSEDDQLPL from the coding sequence GTGATCGTGCTCGACGTGCTCGCCGGGGTGCTGGTGCTCGCCGGGTCGGTGCTGGCGCTGACGGCGGCCATCGGAGTGGTGCGGTTCCCCGACACCTTGGCCCGCATGCATTCGGCCACCAAACCGCAGGTGTTGGGCCTGTTGCTGGTGCTGTTCGGTGCGTTGATCCGGCTGCGCGGCAGCCACGATGCGGGGATGGTGACGGTGAGCATCCTGTTCACCCTCATCACCGCGCCCGTGGTGGCGCACCGGGTGGGTCGGCTGGCCTATCAGGAGCAGGACATGACCGAGGTACTGACCGTTGACGAGCTCGGCGAGCTGAGCGAGGACGATCAGCTGCCGCTGTGA
- a CDS encoding class I SAM-dependent methyltransferase: MVEQSLWMQKVAGDPGHSQWYIERFREMARAGKDLAGEARFIDAMAARGARILDAGCGPGRVAGVLAKCGHDVVGVDVDPELIEAAGQDYPGPRYLVGDLAELDLPARGISEPFDIIVSAGNVMTFVAPSTRVEILRRLRAHCADDGRTVIGFGADRDYDFDQFLRDASAAGFATDLLLATWDLRPFTENSDFLVAVLRPAHSGS, translated from the coding sequence ATGGTCGAGCAGAGCCTCTGGATGCAGAAAGTCGCCGGCGACCCGGGACATTCGCAGTGGTACATCGAACGCTTCCGCGAGATGGCCCGCGCCGGTAAGGATCTGGCCGGCGAAGCGCGCTTCATCGACGCGATGGCCGCACGCGGTGCACGCATCCTCGACGCCGGCTGCGGCCCGGGCCGGGTCGCCGGCGTGCTGGCCAAGTGTGGTCACGACGTGGTCGGTGTCGATGTCGATCCGGAGCTCATCGAGGCCGCCGGGCAGGACTATCCCGGGCCGCGCTATCTGGTGGGCGACCTCGCCGAACTCGACCTGCCCGCCCGCGGCATCTCCGAACCGTTCGACATCATCGTGTCCGCGGGCAACGTCATGACGTTCGTGGCCCCGAGCACACGGGTCGAGATCCTGCGCCGGTTGCGCGCCCACTGCGCCGACGACGGCCGGACCGTGATCGGCTTCGGTGCCGACCGGGACTACGACTTCGATCAGTTCCTGCGCGACGCGTCGGCCGCCGGTTTCGCGACCGATCTACTGCTGGCCACCTGGGACCTGCGGCCGTTCACCGAGAACTCCGATTTCCTGGTCGCGGTGCTGCGCCCCGCTCACAGCGGCAGCTGA
- a CDS encoding LpqN/LpqT family lipoprotein, which produces MEPESQPASEGLIQLDPRTPDEPTITLPRPPGWGFMPGKDETSIRGILFNQELRRHGFTPNAVVTCEELTGQVGLPSQALAKERAAVIDLVGDLDTDVAGTVSGFPSRTITYNLQGRPATGLLVAVQNTADRIWAITLTLQTTDADNPHYIAAKQALLDSLEVHLPTP; this is translated from the coding sequence GTGGAACCCGAGAGTCAGCCAGCCAGCGAGGGACTCATCCAGCTGGATCCCCGCACGCCCGACGAACCGACGATCACCCTCCCCCGGCCGCCGGGTTGGGGGTTCATGCCGGGCAAAGACGAGACGTCGATCCGCGGCATCCTGTTCAACCAGGAGCTGCGGCGGCACGGCTTCACGCCCAACGCGGTGGTGACGTGCGAAGAGCTCACCGGCCAGGTGGGACTGCCATCGCAGGCCCTGGCCAAGGAGCGCGCCGCGGTCATCGACCTCGTCGGTGACCTCGACACCGACGTCGCAGGCACGGTGTCGGGCTTTCCGAGCAGAACGATCACCTACAACCTGCAGGGCCGACCCGCGACCGGCCTGCTCGTCGCGGTGCAGAACACGGCAGACCGGATCTGGGCGATCACGCTCACCCTGCAGACCACCGACGCCGACAACCCCCACTACATCGCCGCTAAGCAGGCACTGCTGGATTCCCTGGAAGTCCACCTGCCCACCCCGTGA
- a CDS encoding glycine zipper domain-containing protein, with translation MSRPTLQHLNVDDLVAQAGGDPWAIDDSLQAGSPTQINFLAQAFHSAAGSATAAEESFRAAQEHFTQYNRENGEQPINNGAEVQRVKDSLHATNEQLGQIAADLETIAAALAQARATSRGNIKSLNENLGTADYLIGHYLDLENQGLDRDADIENVRQAAKADTETALHNETFFRNDYSKTLKQALTNLRVKDGYNPDIRKYDAENQPAGGADGGAGAAPTGPPAGAAGGDGGAGATPTGTPTGADGNGAAGVIAPWLTSGTPAIIPPGGPPARPSQPTQVNGKWGNVGDGLAAAGERANVPANVGKFVPGGSPSAAIPGGVPMGTALETVERFGKRLGFVGNFVTGVNGIVEGANDVSNGAALSTTLVDVGAKTVGDIGGGLVGATTGAEAGAWIGTMIVPGAGTVIGAGVGAVVGGVIGSDIGKKMGEEISDLSHSVWRSLFG, from the coding sequence GTGAGTCGTCCCACCCTGCAGCACCTGAACGTCGACGACCTCGTCGCGCAGGCCGGTGGTGATCCGTGGGCGATCGACGACAGTCTGCAGGCCGGCAGCCCCACCCAGATCAACTTCTTGGCCCAGGCCTTCCACTCCGCCGCCGGTTCGGCCACCGCCGCCGAAGAGTCCTTCCGCGCCGCCCAAGAACACTTCACGCAGTACAACCGCGAAAACGGCGAGCAACCCATCAACAACGGGGCCGAGGTGCAGCGCGTCAAAGACAGCCTGCATGCCACCAATGAGCAGCTCGGTCAGATCGCCGCCGACCTGGAGACCATCGCTGCCGCCCTGGCTCAGGCCCGGGCAACCTCGCGGGGCAACATCAAGTCACTCAATGAGAACCTGGGGACCGCCGACTATCTGATCGGCCACTACCTCGACCTGGAGAACCAGGGCCTGGATCGCGACGCCGATATCGAGAATGTTCGTCAGGCAGCCAAGGCCGACACCGAGACGGCCCTGCACAACGAGACGTTTTTCCGCAACGACTACTCCAAGACCCTGAAGCAGGCCCTGACCAACCTGCGGGTCAAGGACGGCTATAACCCCGATATCCGCAAGTACGACGCCGAGAACCAACCGGCCGGCGGGGCGGACGGCGGGGCCGGGGCGGCTCCCACCGGCCCGCCCGCGGGCGCCGCCGGTGGCGACGGTGGCGCCGGGGCGACTCCCACCGGCACGCCCACGGGCGCCGACGGTAACGGCGCCGCCGGGGTCATCGCGCCCTGGCTGACGTCCGGAACCCCGGCGATAATTCCACCCGGGGGTCCGCCGGCCCGGCCGAGCCAACCCACCCAGGTCAACGGCAAATGGGGCAACGTCGGCGACGGCCTCGCGGCGGCAGGTGAACGTGCGAACGTACCCGCCAATGTTGGGAAGTTCGTCCCGGGCGGATCGCCGAGCGCCGCAATTCCGGGCGGCGTCCCGATGGGTACTGCGTTGGAGACCGTCGAGAGGTTCGGCAAACGGCTGGGTTTCGTCGGAAACTTCGTCACCGGCGTGAACGGGATCGTCGAGGGCGCCAACGACGTGAGCAACGGTGCCGCCCTGAGCACCACCCTGGTCGACGTCGGCGCCAAAACCGTGGGAGATATCGGCGGTGGCTTGGTCGGCGCCACCACTGGGGCCGAAGCGGGGGCCTGGATCGGGACCATGATCGTCCCGGGGGCCGGAACCGTCATCGGCGCCGGCGTCGGAGCGGTGGTCGGCGGCGTGATCGGCAGCGACATCGGAAAGAAGATGGGCGAAGAGATTTCGGATTTGTCACACAGTGTTTGGCGTAGCCTCTTCGGCTGA
- a CDS encoding DUF2563 family protein, with protein sequence MHVIPHALRTGANVSDDAGGHANEGAQRLDVAGVTAKMFGDFDDAHGFHAALGSAKDSHRDALQGHHQNLTGIAENVRTAAAGFTQMDNHNATLLRDVAGPQQ encoded by the coding sequence ATGCACGTCATCCCCCATGCGTTGCGCACCGGGGCAAACGTGTCCGACGACGCCGGCGGGCACGCCAACGAGGGCGCCCAGCGCCTCGACGTGGCCGGCGTGACCGCCAAGATGTTCGGCGATTTCGACGACGCACACGGTTTCCACGCCGCGCTGGGCAGCGCCAAGGACAGTCATCGCGACGCCCTGCAGGGCCACCACCAGAACCTCACCGGCATCGCCGAGAACGTGCGCACCGCCGCCGCCGGCTTCACCCAGATGGACAACCACAACGCCACACTGTTGCGAGACGTCGCCGGCCCCCAACAGTGA
- a CDS encoding oxygenase MpaB family protein encodes MTISEPVPLVERSVNDSLGAHPAPPRRSRRSWLPQVTCDDNMMMGVALLAGPANVIMQLARPGVGYGVMESKVESGRVDLHPIKRARTTFTYLVVSTQGSDEQKAAFREAVNSAHRQVRSTADSPVKYNAFDRDLQLWVGACLYKGNVDIHRIFLGEMDDEHADRHYHNEGKAMATMLQVPEDMWPADRAAFDQYWQEQLDKVHIDDAVREYLKPIAASRLRGLTLPGPLQRANERLALLITTGFLPQRFRDEMQLPWDADKQRRFDRLMGALRGVNNLLPQFLRGFPFNLILWDLDRRIRAGRPLV; translated from the coding sequence ATGACAATCAGCGAGCCGGTTCCCCTGGTGGAGCGTTCGGTGAACGACTCGCTGGGCGCGCACCCCGCGCCACCCAGGCGTTCCAGACGTTCCTGGCTGCCGCAGGTCACCTGCGACGACAACATGATGATGGGCGTGGCGCTGCTGGCCGGACCCGCCAACGTGATCATGCAACTCGCCCGGCCCGGGGTGGGCTACGGCGTGATGGAGAGCAAGGTCGAAAGCGGCCGGGTCGACCTGCATCCGATCAAGCGAGCTCGCACCACGTTCACCTACCTGGTGGTCTCCACCCAGGGCAGCGACGAGCAGAAGGCCGCCTTCCGTGAAGCGGTGAACAGTGCGCACCGTCAGGTTCGGTCCACCGCTGACAGCCCGGTGAAGTACAACGCGTTCGACCGTGACCTGCAGCTGTGGGTGGGGGCCTGCCTGTACAAGGGCAACGTCGACATCCACCGCATCTTCCTCGGCGAGATGGACGACGAGCACGCCGACCGGCACTACCACAATGAGGGCAAGGCGATGGCCACCATGCTGCAGGTGCCCGAGGACATGTGGCCTGCCGACCGGGCCGCCTTTGACCAGTACTGGCAGGAGCAGCTGGACAAAGTGCACATCGACGACGCCGTCCGCGAATACCTGAAGCCGATCGCCGCGAGCCGGCTGCGGGGCCTGACCCTGCCCGGCCCCTTGCAGCGGGCCAACGAGCGGCTCGCGCTGCTGATCACCACCGGCTTCCTTCCGCAGCGCTTCCGTGACGAGATGCAGCTGCCGTGGGACGCCGACAAGCAACGTCGGTTCGACCGGTTGATGGGCGCTCTTCGCGGCGTCAACAATCTGCTGCCGCAGTTCTTGCGCGGCTTCCCGTTCAACTTGATCCTGTGGGACCTCGACCGTCGCATCCGCGCCGGTCGCCCGCTGGTGTGA
- a CDS encoding TetR/AcrR family transcriptional regulator, which produces MVNVVSAVPERPYRGVQAADRLAERRERLLAAGLDVLGARELVELTVRGICHRAGVASRYFYESFADKDEFVAAVFDRVVGDLAASTQAAVAAVPSAEQTRAGMAHLVAAIAGDARVGRMLFSTQLTNALLVRKRAESSALFAMLSGRHVQNVLRVPGNERIKAVAHFVVGGVAQTISAWLAGDIKLAPEHLVDQLTALLGQLDDPALFRG; this is translated from the coding sequence ATGGTGAACGTGGTTTCTGCCGTGCCCGAGCGCCCCTACCGGGGTGTGCAAGCAGCCGACCGGCTGGCCGAGCGCCGGGAGCGCCTGCTGGCGGCCGGGCTCGACGTGCTGGGCGCCCGCGAGTTGGTCGAGTTGACCGTGCGCGGGATCTGCCACCGGGCCGGCGTGGCGTCGCGGTATTTCTACGAGAGCTTCGCCGACAAGGACGAGTTCGTGGCCGCGGTGTTCGACCGAGTGGTCGGTGACCTGGCGGCCAGCACCCAGGCCGCGGTGGCTGCGGTGCCCTCGGCCGAGCAGACCCGCGCCGGGATGGCTCACTTGGTGGCGGCCATCGCCGGGGACGCTCGCGTCGGCCGGATGCTGTTCAGCACTCAGCTGACCAACGCGCTACTGGTGCGCAAGCGCGCTGAATCCAGCGCGCTGTTCGCCATGTTGTCCGGCCGCCACGTGCAGAACGTCTTGCGGGTGCCGGGCAACGAGCGGATCAAGGCGGTCGCGCATTTCGTGGTCGGCGGGGTGGCCCAGACGATCAGCGCCTGGCTGGCCGGCGATATCAAGCTGGCGCCGGAGCACCTGGTGGACCAGCTGACCGCGCTGCTGGGCCAACTCGATGACCCGGCCCTGTTCCGGGGCTGA
- a CDS encoding serine hydrolase domain-containing protein — MPDGISLDNWLSEPYSRWSFQHVEDFVPTAVISRGTGPAAVLPTTGAELASAPVTTTDGAVATVGAVMEATATDGWAVAHRGELVAEEYAGALGSHTRHLLFSVSKSMVAAVVGALHGAGAIALEAPVTAYVPALADCGYAGATVRHLLDMRSGIAFSDNYLHPTAEIHTLDEAVGWAPGSGTDSPATLCDFLLTLRQKSAHGGPFEYRSCETDVLGWICEVAGGQRMPELMSELVWSRIGAQCDATIGVDPVGTGFFDGGISACLTDLIRFGSLFLRGGASLTGRQVVPAGWIADTLDGGPDSRQAFAASPDDTGMPGGMYRNQVWFPYPGSNVVLCQGMCGQLIYINRAAEVVGAKLSTQSYAADSRMFSDTLRAFDAMARELG, encoded by the coding sequence ATCCCGGACGGGATCTCCCTGGACAACTGGCTGTCTGAACCGTATTCGCGGTGGTCGTTTCAGCACGTCGAAGACTTCGTGCCGACCGCGGTGATATCGCGCGGGACCGGGCCCGCCGCGGTGCTGCCCACGACCGGCGCCGAGCTGGCCTCGGCCCCGGTGACCACGACGGATGGAGCCGTCGCCACCGTCGGCGCCGTCATGGAGGCCACCGCGACCGACGGGTGGGCCGTCGCCCACCGCGGCGAGCTGGTAGCTGAGGAGTACGCCGGCGCCCTGGGCTCGCACACCCGGCACTTGCTGTTCTCGGTGAGCAAGTCAATGGTGGCCGCCGTCGTCGGCGCGCTGCACGGGGCGGGGGCCATCGCCCTCGAGGCACCGGTCACCGCGTACGTGCCCGCACTGGCGGACTGCGGCTACGCCGGCGCGACGGTGCGCCACCTGCTGGATATGCGCTCGGGTATCGCCTTCTCGGACAACTACCTGCACCCGACCGCGGAGATACACACCCTCGACGAGGCGGTCGGGTGGGCCCCCGGCAGCGGCACGGACAGTCCGGCCACTCTGTGTGATTTTCTGCTGACGTTGCGGCAGAAGTCGGCGCACGGCGGCCCGTTCGAGTACCGCTCGTGCGAAACCGACGTACTCGGCTGGATCTGCGAGGTCGCCGGCGGCCAGCGGATGCCCGAACTGATGTCGGAGCTGGTGTGGAGCCGCATCGGTGCCCAATGCGACGCCACCATAGGCGTGGACCCGGTCGGCACCGGGTTTTTCGACGGCGGCATCAGCGCCTGCCTCACCGACCTGATCCGGTTCGGGTCGCTGTTCTTACGCGGAGGGGCTTCGTTGACCGGCCGGCAGGTGGTGCCGGCGGGGTGGATCGCCGATACCCTCGACGGCGGTCCCGACTCGCGTCAGGCGTTCGCCGCCAGCCCTGATGACACCGGAATGCCCGGCGGGATGTACCGCAATCAGGTGTGGTTCCCCTACCCGGGCAGCAATGTGGTGTTGTGCCAGGGCATGTGCGGCCAGCTGATCTATATCAACCGCGCCGCGGAGGTGGTCGGCGCCAAGTTGTCCACCCAGTCCTACGCGGCTGACTCGCGGATGTTCTCCGACACCCTGCGTGCCTTCGATGCGATGGCGCGGGAACTCGGCTAG
- a CDS encoding biotin carboxylase, whose protein sequence is METPRRCLTGISDVRAFFHTNTTPLYFISPTPFNLLGIDRWVRNFFYLTYFDSFEGTHSRVFVPRRRDRLDFDSMGDVCNHLLSDPETLEFIAGRGPGGKACFVMMEEETQTLARQAGLEVMHPSVAVRNRLGSKTIMTRLADSAGVPSVPHVMGRAGSYEELLTLARDAGLGDDLVISIPYGNAGSGTFFVRGQADWDQHAAELTAEQEFKVMKRIRNVEVCIEGAVTRHGTVIGPAMTSLVGYSELTPNPGAWCGNDIWREVLPPDQTHAAREMVRKLGDILSREGYRGYFEVDLLHDLDSDELYLGEVNPRLSGASPMTNLTTEAYADMPLFLFHLLEYMDVEYELDIDEINARWERGYGEDEVWGQVIINETSPEVELFTATPRTGVWRIDDDGRVSFARSANDWATLLDGSEAFYMRVAAPGDLRSEGAQLGVLVTRGHLQTTDYRLTERCQRWVKGMRAKFVSTPLTPATPIVSRLVARA, encoded by the coding sequence ATGGAGACACCGCGCCGCTGTCTGACCGGCATCTCTGACGTACGCGCGTTCTTCCACACCAACACCACGCCGCTGTATTTCATCTCGCCGACCCCGTTCAACCTGCTGGGCATCGACCGTTGGGTTCGAAACTTCTTCTACCTGACCTACTTCGACTCGTTCGAGGGCACGCATTCGCGGGTGTTCGTGCCCCGACGACGGGACCGCCTTGATTTCGACTCCATGGGCGATGTGTGCAATCACCTCTTGTCCGATCCCGAGACACTCGAGTTCATCGCGGGCCGGGGCCCCGGTGGCAAAGCCTGCTTCGTGATGATGGAAGAAGAAACGCAAACGCTCGCGCGGCAGGCCGGTCTGGAGGTCATGCACCCCTCGGTGGCGGTGCGCAATCGCCTGGGCTCGAAGACCATCATGACGCGCCTGGCCGACTCGGCGGGCGTGCCGAGTGTGCCGCACGTGATGGGGCGGGCCGGCTCCTACGAAGAACTGCTGACGCTGGCGCGGGACGCCGGATTAGGAGATGACCTCGTCATCTCCATCCCTTATGGCAACGCTGGCAGCGGGACGTTCTTTGTGCGCGGTCAGGCCGACTGGGACCAGCACGCCGCTGAGCTGACCGCGGAGCAGGAATTCAAAGTCATGAAGCGGATCCGCAATGTCGAGGTGTGCATCGAAGGTGCGGTGACCCGCCACGGCACCGTAATCGGCCCCGCGATGACCAGTCTCGTCGGTTATTCAGAGCTGACTCCGAATCCCGGCGCCTGGTGCGGCAACGACATCTGGCGCGAAGTACTCCCGCCAGACCAGACGCACGCCGCGCGAGAAATGGTGCGAAAGCTGGGCGACATCCTGAGCCGGGAAGGTTATCGCGGCTATTTCGAGGTGGACCTGCTGCACGACTTGGACTCCGACGAGCTCTACCTCGGCGAGGTCAACCCGCGACTGTCCGGCGCCAGCCCGATGACGAACCTGACCACCGAGGCCTACGCCGACATGCCGCTGTTCCTGTTCCATCTGCTCGAGTACATGGACGTGGAGTATGAGCTCGACATCGACGAGATCAACGCGCGCTGGGAGCGCGGCTATGGCGAGGACGAGGTCTGGGGCCAGGTGATCATCAACGAGACCTCGCCGGAGGTCGAGCTCTTCACCGCGACGCCGCGCACCGGGGTGTGGCGCATCGACGACGACGGCCGGGTGTCCTTTGCGCGGTCCGCCAACGACTGGGCCACACTGCTCGACGGGTCCGAGGCGTTCTACATGCGCGTCGCGGCACCCGGAGACTTGCGTTCCGAAGGCGCCCAACTCGGCGTACTCGTCACCCGCGGACACTTGCAGACCACCGATTATCGACTGACCGAACGCTGCCAGCGCTGGGTCAAAGGCATGAGAGCGAAATTTGTCTCAACACCCCTGACACCGGCCACGCCGATCGTCTCCCGGCTCGTCGCGCGCGCGTGA
- a CDS encoding DUF1707 SHOCT-like domain-containing protein → MRNSTRRGVDSNGTQSRAADTDRIQLAQVLGDAVAQGQLPMSEYEARLAKAYAAQTYDELDRLRADLPGSSVCPHRGGDCKPAPSTLLLAIMSSFERRGRWNVPKRLTTFSLWGGGVIDLRYADFTSPDVEINAYSIMGGQTILLPPEVNVDIHGYGVMGGFDQQVEGTGTPGAPTVKVRGFSLWGGVGIRRKNRKPRG, encoded by the coding sequence ATGAGGAACTCAACCCGGCGTGGCGTCGACTCGAACGGCACCCAGTCGCGCGCCGCTGACACCGACCGGATCCAGTTGGCGCAGGTGCTGGGCGACGCCGTCGCGCAAGGCCAACTGCCGATGAGCGAGTACGAGGCCCGGCTCGCCAAGGCCTACGCGGCCCAGACCTACGACGAGCTCGACCGTCTGCGCGCCGACCTGCCGGGCTCCTCGGTGTGCCCGCACCGCGGCGGTGACTGCAAACCCGCCCCGTCCACGTTGCTGCTGGCGATCATGAGTTCCTTCGAGCGGCGCGGTCGGTGGAACGTGCCCAAGCGGCTGACCACATTCTCCCTGTGGGGCGGCGGCGTCATCGACCTGCGCTACGCCGACTTCACCTCGCCGGACGTCGAGATCAACGCCTACTCCATCATGGGCGGACAGACCATTCTGCTGCCGCCGGAGGTCAACGTGGACATCCACGGTTACGGCGTGATGGGCGGCTTCGACCAGCAGGTCGAGGGCACCGGCACCCCGGGTGCACCGACGGTCAAGGTGCGCGGTTTCTCGCTGTGGGGCGGGGTCGGCATCCGCCGCAAGAACCGCAAACCGCGCGGCTGA
- a CDS encoding enoyl-CoA hydratase family protein: MDTLVTYAGPEHTGDGSARLTLDSPHNRNALSSKLVAQLHAGLRDAAADPNVRVVVLGHTGNTFCAGADLSEASGGDPGGSARLDGGEAKLGPPLGPGELAADRAREMAALLRAIVESPRPVIAAVDGHVRAGGMGLVGACDLAVAGPASTFALTEARIGVAPSIISLTLLPKLSPRAAARYYLTGEKFGAAEAAAIGLITLAADDVDAAVAGLVANLRLGSPQGLAASKALTTAAVLAGFDRDAEPLSVASARMFVSDEAREGMLAFLQKRPPSWAG; encoded by the coding sequence ATGGACACACTGGTTACCTACGCCGGGCCGGAACACACCGGCGACGGTTCGGCCCGGCTGACCCTGGACTCGCCGCACAACCGCAACGCGCTGTCGTCGAAGCTGGTCGCCCAGCTGCACGCCGGGCTGCGCGACGCCGCGGCCGACCCGAACGTGCGGGTGGTGGTGCTGGGCCACACCGGCAACACGTTCTGTGCCGGTGCGGACCTCAGCGAAGCCAGCGGGGGTGACCCCGGCGGTTCAGCGAGGCTCGACGGAGGAGAGGCGAAGCTGGGACCGCCGCTTGGACCCGGCGAGCTGGCCGCGGACCGGGCCCGTGAAATGGCAGCGCTGCTGCGCGCGATCGTCGAGTCGCCGCGGCCGGTGATCGCGGCGGTGGACGGCCACGTGCGGGCCGGCGGCATGGGGCTGGTCGGCGCCTGCGACCTCGCGGTCGCCGGGCCGGCCAGCACCTTCGCCCTGACCGAGGCCCGCATCGGGGTGGCGCCGTCGATCATCTCGCTGACGCTGCTGCCCAAGCTCTCGCCGCGAGCCGCGGCCCGCTACTACCTGACCGGCGAGAAGTTCGGCGCCGCCGAAGCCGCGGCGATCGGGCTGATCACCCTGGCCGCCGATGACGTCGACGCCGCCGTCGCCGGTCTGGTTGCCAACCTGCGGCTCGGGTCCCCGCAGGGGTTGGCGGCGTCCAAGGCCCTGACCACCGCGGCGGTGCTGGCCGGTTTCGACCGGGACGCCGAACCGCTCAGCGTCGCGTCGGCGCGGATGTTCGTCTCCGACGAAGCTCGGGAAGGGATGCTGGCATTCCTGCAGAAGCGCCCACCCAGCTGGGCCGGCTGA
- a CDS encoding acyl-CoA dehydrogenase family protein: MTDSKSDTSFIESDERRALREAVAAMARNYGQDYYLEKARAGEHTDELWNEAGKLGFIGVNLPEEYGGGGAGMYELSLVMEEMATNGCALLMMVVSPAINGTIISKFGTDEQKQRWIPGIADGSLTMAFAITEPDAGSNSHKITTTARRDGSDWILKGQKTFISGIDQAQAVLVVGRSEDAKTGNLRPALFVVPTDAPGLSYTPIEMELISPERQFQVFLDDVRLPADALVGSEDAAIAQLFAGLNPERIMGAASAVGMGRFAIGKAVDYVTTRQVWKTPIGAHQGLSHPLAANHIEIQLAKLMMQKAATLYDAGDDFGAAEAANMAKYAAGEASTRAVDQAVQSLGGNGLTKEYGIAAAVTASRLARIAPVSREMVLNFVAQTSLGLPRSY; encoded by the coding sequence GTGACCGATTCCAAGAGCGACACCAGCTTCATCGAAAGCGACGAACGGCGCGCCCTGCGCGAGGCCGTCGCAGCGATGGCCCGCAACTACGGCCAGGACTACTACCTGGAGAAGGCCCGCGCCGGCGAACACACCGACGAACTGTGGAACGAAGCGGGCAAGCTCGGCTTCATCGGCGTCAACCTGCCCGAGGAGTACGGCGGCGGCGGTGCCGGCATGTACGAGCTGTCGCTGGTCATGGAAGAGATGGCGACGAACGGCTGCGCGCTGCTGATGATGGTGGTCTCGCCCGCCATCAACGGCACCATCATCTCCAAGTTCGGCACCGACGAGCAGAAGCAGCGCTGGATCCCCGGTATCGCCGACGGATCGTTGACCATGGCCTTCGCCATCACCGAGCCCGACGCCGGGTCCAACTCGCACAAGATCACCACCACCGCGCGCCGCGACGGGTCGGACTGGATCCTCAAGGGCCAGAAAACCTTTATCTCCGGCATCGACCAGGCGCAGGCGGTGCTGGTGGTCGGCCGCAGTGAAGACGCCAAGACCGGCAACCTGCGGCCCGCGCTGTTCGTGGTGCCCACCGACGCTCCGGGGCTGAGCTACACGCCCATCGAGATGGAGCTGATCAGCCCGGAGCGCCAGTTCCAGGTGTTCCTCGACGACGTCCGGCTGCCGGCCGACGCGCTGGTGGGTTCCGAGGACGCCGCCATCGCCCAGCTGTTCGCCGGGCTGAACCCGGAGCGCATCATGGGCGCGGCCAGCGCGGTCGGCATGGGCCGTTTCGCGATCGGCAAGGCCGTGGACTACGTGACCACCCGCCAGGTGTGGAAGACCCCGATCGGCGCGCACCAGGGCCTGTCGCACCCGCTGGCGGCGAACCACATCGAGATTCAGCTGGCCAAGCTGATGATGCAGAAGGCAGCGACGCTGTACGACGCCGGCGACGACTTCGGCGCGGCGGAGGCGGCCAACATGGCCAAGTACGCCGCCGGTGAGGCATCGACCCGGGCGGTGGACCAGGCGGTGCAGTCCCTCGGCGGCAACGGCCTGACCAAGGAGTACGGCATCGCCGCCGCGGTCACCGCGTCCCGGCTGGCGCGGATCGCCCCGGTGAGCCGCGAGATGGTCCTCAACTTCGTCGCGCAGACCTCGCTGGGCCTGCCGCGGTCGTACTGA